The Candidatus Methylomirabilota bacterium genome includes a region encoding these proteins:
- a CDS encoding superoxide dismutase family protein, with amino-acid sequence MRRLALILGGLLLLPPALAYAQAVTVEFKDAQGKLVGTATLRDVPGGVAIAARVSGLKPGAHGFHIHAVGTCEPPAFASAGGHFNPGNKKHGHKNPEGAHAGDLPNLTVGADGAGHLEATAAGVTLKDIAGLALVVHADPDDEKTDPTGNSGARVACGVIR; translated from the coding sequence ATGAGACGGCTCGCGTTGATCCTCGGGGGGCTGCTCCTGCTGCCACCGGCGCTCGCGTACGCGCAGGCGGTGACCGTCGAGTTCAAGGACGCGCAGGGGAAGCTCGTCGGCACCGCGACGCTCCGCGACGTGCCCGGCGGTGTCGCGATCGCGGCGCGCGTGAGCGGGCTCAAGCCCGGCGCGCACGGCTTCCATATCCACGCGGTCGGAACGTGCGAGCCCCCGGCCTTCGCGTCGGCGGGCGGTCACTTCAATCCCGGGAACAAGAAGCACGGCCACAAGAACCCCGAAGGCGCCCACGCGGGCGACCTCCCGAACCTCACGGTGGGCGCGGACGGCGCCGGCCACCTCGAGGCGACGGCCGCGGGCGTGACGCTCAAGGACATCGCCGGCCTGGCCCTCGTCGTCCACGCCGACCCGGACGACGAGAAGACCGATCCCACGGGGAACTCGGGAGCGCGCGTCGCCTGCGGCGTGATTCGGTAG
- a CDS encoding M20 family metallopeptidase — translation MTPPADTLKPKVAEAVDRLADELETLSHRIHGHPELAFKEEQAHAWLTAFLEKHGAKVERGVGGLPTAFRATIEGAGPGPTVAILAEYDALPGIGHACGHNVIATAGTGAGAALATALGRLPFPGRVQVIGTPAEEGGAGKVRLLEAGVFEGVDAAMMIHGRCGTQVWRPTLGLAKVKAEFHGKATHASSWPWRGVNALNAVIQLFVALDQMRQQIHPDARVHGIIVKGGEQPNIIPDYTRADFYLRSIDKDYLKELLRRFTACAEGAAAATGCRVEVTAERTIHDPMKPNRAMAEVFEKNLAFIDFPVDADDGEAGYGSTDCGNVSQALPTIHPYIRISPDGVPGHSREFAEWARSPMARAGMLAGAKALALTALDLLAAPEALAAATKEFKR, via the coding sequence GTGACCCCGCCGGCGGACACGCTCAAGCCGAAGGTCGCCGAGGCGGTGGACCGCCTCGCCGACGAGCTGGAGACGCTCTCGCACCGGATCCATGGCCACCCCGAGCTCGCCTTCAAGGAAGAGCAGGCGCACGCCTGGCTCACCGCGTTTCTCGAGAAGCACGGGGCGAAGGTCGAGCGGGGCGTCGGCGGCCTGCCGACCGCGTTCCGCGCGACGATCGAGGGCGCCGGCCCGGGGCCGACGGTCGCGATCCTGGCGGAGTACGATGCGCTGCCCGGGATCGGCCACGCGTGCGGCCACAACGTCATCGCGACGGCGGGCACGGGCGCGGGCGCGGCGCTCGCGACGGCGCTCGGCCGCCTCCCCTTCCCCGGCCGCGTCCAGGTGATCGGGACGCCCGCGGAGGAGGGCGGCGCGGGCAAGGTCCGGCTGCTGGAGGCGGGCGTCTTCGAGGGCGTGGACGCCGCCATGATGATCCACGGCCGCTGCGGCACGCAGGTGTGGCGGCCCACCCTCGGCCTCGCCAAGGTGAAGGCCGAGTTCCACGGCAAGGCGACGCACGCGTCGTCGTGGCCCTGGCGCGGCGTGAACGCGCTGAACGCGGTCATCCAGCTCTTCGTCGCGCTCGACCAGATGCGCCAGCAGATCCACCCGGACGCGCGCGTCCACGGGATCATCGTCAAGGGCGGCGAGCAGCCGAACATCATCCCCGACTACACGCGCGCCGACTTCTACCTGCGCTCGATCGACAAGGACTATCTGAAGGAGCTCCTCCGGCGGTTCACGGCGTGCGCCGAGGGCGCGGCGGCGGCCACCGGCTGCCGCGTCGAGGTGACCGCGGAGCGCACGATCCACGACCCGATGAAGCCGAACCGGGCGATGGCCGAGGTGTTCGAGAAGAACCTCGCGTTCATCGACTTCCCCGTGGACGCGGACGACGGCGAGGCCGGCTACGGCTCGACCGACTGCGGCAACGTCAGCCAGGCGCTGCCGACGATCCACCCTTACATCCGGATCTCCCCCGACGGCGTGCCCGGCCACTCGCGGGAGTTCGCCGAGTGGGCGCGCTCGCCGATGGCGCGCGCCGGCATGCTGGCGGGGGCGAAGGCGCTCGCCCTGACCGCGCTCGACCTGCTCGCCGCGCCAGAGGCGCTGGCGGCGGCGACGAAGGAGTTCAAGCGATGA
- a CDS encoding M20 family metallopeptidase, producing MNVLKDAIAKALDRLGDELEQLSHRIHDNPELGYHEVKAAGWLTEFLEQQGFKVERGVAGVETAFRATLETGEGPTIAILCEYDALPQIGHACGHNVIATAGVGAGAGLAAVRDRLPKGRVQVIGTPAEEGGGGKVKLITGGVFADVDAAMMVHGFDRWIGHSDLLGIVRVGFEFTGKAAHASADPWQGVNALDAAIQTYNNVAMLRQQVRPDARVHGIITHGGAAPNIIPEFAATTFYVRALNLDYMWELQKRVIRCAEGAAKAAGCELRVVEHRDTMYEPMKRNATLLDAFRANLTTFGVTESPEATDRLGSSDIGNVSRVIPAIQPMVKIAPDGTPIHSRAFEAAARSPLAREGMLVSAKTMAMTVCDLLADPSLVTRAQAEFRQAT from the coding sequence ATGAACGTGCTGAAGGATGCCATCGCGAAGGCCCTCGACCGCCTCGGCGACGAGCTGGAGCAGCTCTCGCACAGGATCCACGACAACCCCGAGCTGGGCTATCACGAGGTGAAGGCGGCCGGCTGGCTCACCGAGTTCCTGGAGCAGCAGGGGTTCAAGGTCGAGCGCGGCGTCGCGGGCGTCGAGACCGCGTTCCGCGCCACGCTCGAGACGGGCGAGGGGCCGACGATCGCGATCCTCTGCGAGTACGACGCGCTGCCCCAGATCGGCCACGCGTGCGGTCACAACGTCATCGCCACCGCGGGCGTCGGCGCGGGCGCCGGGCTCGCCGCGGTGCGGGACCGGCTCCCGAAGGGACGCGTCCAGGTCATCGGCACCCCGGCCGAGGAAGGCGGCGGCGGCAAGGTGAAGCTGATCACGGGCGGCGTCTTCGCGGACGTGGACGCGGCGATGATGGTCCACGGCTTCGACCGCTGGATCGGGCACTCCGACCTGCTCGGCATCGTTCGCGTCGGCTTCGAGTTCACCGGCAAGGCGGCGCACGCGTCGGCCGACCCGTGGCAGGGCGTGAACGCGCTCGACGCGGCGATCCAGACCTACAACAACGTGGCGATGCTCCGCCAGCAGGTGCGGCCGGACGCGCGCGTCCACGGCATCATCACCCACGGCGGCGCCGCGCCGAATATCATCCCCGAGTTCGCGGCGACGACGTTCTACGTGCGCGCGCTCAACCTCGATTACATGTGGGAGCTGCAGAAGCGCGTGATCCGGTGCGCGGAGGGCGCGGCGAAGGCCGCCGGCTGCGAGCTCCGCGTCGTGGAGCACCGGGACACCATGTACGAGCCCATGAAGCGAAACGCGACGCTCCTCGACGCCTTCCGCGCGAACCTCACGACGTTCGGCGTGACCGAGTCGCCGGAGGCCACGGACCGGCTCGGCTCCTCCGACATCGGCAACGTGAGCCGGGTGATCCCGGCGATCCAGCCGATGGTGAAGATCGCGCCCGACGGGACGCCGATCCACTCCCGCGCCTTCGAGGCGGCCGCGCGGAGCCCGCTCGCCCGCGAGGGCATGCTCGTCTCGGCCAAGACGATGGCCATGACGGTGTGCGATCTCCTCGCGGACCCGTCGCTCGTCACGCGGGCTCAGGCCGAGTTTCGGCAGGCGACGTGA
- a CDS encoding LLM class flavin-dependent oxidoreductase, producing the protein MRRGVTLGVSIPQTVLQGGFDVRRLRDYLARAEALGFESAWVVEQILGSIRSLEPVALLTWAAACTERLRLGSAVLLTALRSPVHTAKELATLDHLSGGRLTVGVGLGGNPKIYPAFGLSAAKRAARFAEGLRLMKRLWTEERVTFEGEFFRLQNASMQPKPVQKPHPPLWFGGHHPNALRRTVELGDGFIGAGSISTAAFLDEVGLLRRLLKEAGRDPAAFPMGKRVYIAVDEDRARAGRRLAEWFGAFYGKPELAAEVSVWGGPQECVDRLAEIVGAGVGFLMLNPVFDETEHLEVFASRIAPKL; encoded by the coding sequence GTGAGGCGCGGGGTCACGCTCGGGGTCTCGATCCCCCAGACGGTCCTCCAGGGCGGCTTCGACGTCAGGAGGCTGCGCGACTACCTTGCCCGCGCCGAGGCGCTCGGCTTCGAGAGCGCGTGGGTCGTCGAGCAGATCCTCGGCTCGATCCGGAGCCTCGAGCCCGTCGCGCTGCTCACGTGGGCCGCGGCGTGCACCGAGCGGCTGCGGCTCGGCTCGGCCGTGCTCCTCACCGCGCTCCGGAGCCCGGTGCACACGGCGAAGGAGCTCGCGACGCTCGACCATCTCTCCGGCGGTCGGCTGACGGTCGGCGTCGGCCTCGGCGGCAACCCGAAGATCTACCCCGCGTTCGGTCTGAGCGCGGCGAAGCGCGCCGCGCGCTTCGCGGAGGGCCTCCGGCTCATGAAGCGGCTCTGGACCGAGGAGCGCGTGACGTTCGAGGGCGAGTTCTTCAGGCTCCAGAACGCGTCGATGCAGCCGAAGCCCGTGCAGAAGCCGCACCCGCCGCTCTGGTTCGGCGGCCATCATCCGAACGCCCTCAGGCGCACGGTCGAGCTGGGCGACGGCTTCATCGGCGCCGGCTCGATCTCGACGGCAGCCTTCCTCGACGAGGTGGGCCTCCTCCGCCGGCTCCTGAAGGAGGCCGGCCGCGACCCCGCCGCGTTCCCGATGGGCAAGCGCGTCTACATCGCGGTGGACGAGGACCGGGCCCGCGCGGGCCGGCGGCTCGCCGAGTGGTTCGGCGCGTTCTACGGCAAGCCGGAGCTCGCCGCCGAGGTGTCCGTGTGGGGCGGGCCGCAGGAGTGCGTGGACCGGCTCGCGGAGATCGTCGGGGCCGGCGTCGGCTTCCTCATGCTCAATCCCGTCTTCGACGAGACGGAGCACCTCGAGGTCTTCGCCTCGAGGATCGCGCCCAAGCTCTAG
- a CDS encoding caspase family protein — protein sequence MTRYWLGALLVLLAVASTSAQQFRTITVDEMKHEKRIALVIGNGAYATGKLNNPVNDARAMTQALKRMGFEVMAFENVNSAQFRRAVAAFGEKLGSGGPGLGAGLFYYSGHGMQVSGKNFMIPIDAEIRSERYVAAETVDVDSVLGQMDQAKNRVNIIVLDACRDNPFARKFRGSARGLAFMDAPMGTYIAYATAPGSTADDGDPGANGIYTAELLKALREPNLKIEDVFKRVRQGVLTRTGGRQNPWEASNLTGDFFFAITGGPAPAPAPGPVVATAPPRPTGPPVYEPPRWEITEKARVGSLSLISRLEGVEVWLDDQLVGETHAGRELIVNNLVEGQHRVRAQKAGHPEWRRDVRVTANTRSEVQIDIQPVRVGIETRYEPLPTPAPPVVASIPGGRGRTLFEDDFIRGERRAWVGSDKICAARYEDSGYWVKSNNASGTCEPRLTYAGQFQDSVRVELTVQLRAGAQNHMFGIKFGRASNDNNDLYAVFGISADGSYRLTQWHQGKWNHIIDWTKEAAVRTGYGATNHLAVEVSGRKILCYINDKYVGAGTAFADVRGYLGLYVNEKDMEAYFTNLRVVDLQ from the coding sequence ATGACGCGTTACTGGCTAGGGGCGCTTCTCGTGCTGCTGGCCGTCGCCTCGACCTCGGCGCAGCAGTTCCGCACCATCACCGTCGACGAGATGAAGCACGAGAAGCGAATCGCGCTCGTCATCGGCAACGGCGCCTATGCGACCGGCAAGCTGAACAACCCGGTCAACGACGCGCGCGCGATGACGCAAGCGCTCAAGCGCATGGGCTTCGAGGTGATGGCGTTCGAGAACGTCAACTCCGCCCAGTTCCGCCGGGCCGTCGCCGCGTTCGGCGAGAAGCTCGGGAGCGGCGGGCCGGGCCTCGGCGCGGGCCTCTTCTACTACTCCGGCCACGGCATGCAGGTCTCCGGCAAGAACTTCATGATCCCGATCGACGCGGAGATCCGCAGCGAGCGGTACGTGGCGGCCGAGACGGTGGACGTGGACAGCGTCCTCGGCCAGATGGACCAGGCGAAGAACCGCGTCAACATCATCGTCCTCGACGCGTGCCGCGACAACCCGTTCGCGCGGAAGTTCCGGGGCAGCGCCCGCGGCCTCGCGTTCATGGACGCGCCGATGGGCACCTACATCGCGTACGCGACGGCGCCGGGCAGCACCGCCGACGACGGCGATCCCGGCGCGAACGGCATCTATACGGCGGAGCTCCTCAAGGCGCTGCGCGAGCCGAACCTCAAGATCGAGGACGTCTTCAAGCGCGTCCGCCAGGGCGTCCTGACCCGTACGGGCGGGCGTCAGAACCCCTGGGAGGCGAGCAACCTCACGGGCGACTTCTTCTTCGCGATCACGGGCGGCCCCGCGCCCGCCCCCGCTCCCGGACCCGTCGTCGCCACGGCGCCGCCGCGCCCGACGGGGCCGCCCGTCTATGAGCCGCCGCGCTGGGAGATCACGGAAAAGGCCCGCGTCGGCTCTCTCTCGCTCATCTCCCGCCTCGAGGGCGTGGAGGTGTGGCTCGACGACCAGCTGGTCGGCGAGACGCACGCGGGCCGCGAGCTGATCGTCAACAACCTGGTCGAGGGTCAGCATCGGGTGCGCGCACAGAAGGCCGGACATCCCGAGTGGCGGCGCGACGTGCGGGTCACGGCGAACACGCGCAGCGAGGTGCAGATCGACATCCAGCCGGTCCGCGTGGGGATCGAGACGCGTTACGAGCCCCTTCCCACGCCGGCGCCGCCGGTCGTCGCCTCCATCCCCGGCGGGCGCGGCCGAACCCTGTTCGAGGACGACTTCATCCGCGGCGAGCGCCGGGCGTGGGTGGGCTCCGACAAGATCTGCGCCGCGCGGTACGAGGACTCGGGTTACTGGGTCAAGTCCAACAACGCCAGCGGCACCTGCGAGCCGCGGCTCACCTACGCCGGCCAGTTCCAGGACTCCGTGCGCGTCGAGCTGACGGTCCAGCTCCGCGCCGGCGCCCAGAACCACATGTTCGGGATCAAGTTCGGCCGCGCCTCGAACGACAACAACGACCTCTACGCGGTCTTCGGGATCAGCGCCGACGGCAGCTACCGGCTCACGCAGTGGCACCAGGGTAAATGGAACCACATCATCGACTGGACGAAGGAGGCGGCCGTGCGGACGGGCTACGGCGCCACCAACCACCTGGCGGTCGAGGTCTCGGGCCGGAAGATCCTCTGCTACATCAACGACAAGTACGTCGGCGCGGGCACGGCCTTCGCCGACGTGCGCGGCTATCTCGGGCTCTACGTGAACGAGAAGGACATGGAGGCCTACTTCACGAACCTCCGGGTCGTCGACCTCCAGTAG
- a CDS encoding response regulator, with protein sequence MSAQRKTGWNPETWRNLPGKHVLILDDPSDQMDTLKGYFGRFEHGVRYDLFAASSGPEAAAAMRHGRPDLILLDPQMKGLNGLALLKQVRALDSSIPVIVITGKQATGAVVEVLNVGVFAYVPKPCDFQQLEHLVALIVGAPSRAAS encoded by the coding sequence GTGTCGGCGCAGCGCAAGACCGGCTGGAATCCGGAAACGTGGCGGAACCTGCCGGGCAAACACGTCCTGATCCTGGACGACCCGTCCGACCAGATGGACACGCTCAAGGGCTACTTCGGACGGTTCGAGCACGGGGTGCGGTACGACCTCTTCGCGGCGTCGAGCGGCCCCGAGGCCGCGGCCGCGATGCGCCACGGCCGGCCCGACCTGATCCTGCTCGACCCGCAGATGAAGGGCCTCAACGGGCTCGCGCTGCTCAAGCAGGTCCGCGCCCTCGACAGCTCGATCCCGGTGATCGTCATCACGGGCAAGCAGGCGACCGGCGCCGTCGTCGAGGTCCTGAACGTCGGGGTCTTCGCGTACGTGCCCAAGCCCTGCGACTTCCAGCAACTCGAGCACCTGGTGGCCCTGATCGTCGGGGCGCCGTCCAGGGCCGCGTCATAG
- a CDS encoding response regulator codes for MPDAAPAPKRILIVDDEAAVIEVLTEFFRQFEHGHTYAIETASNGTDGYMAFLKRRPDLVLLDMNMPGMDGLQLLKQIRALDTRVPVMMVTANEDTKMAAEAQTTGIFAYVPKPFDFRHLDLLVSLVLQQSRPAGGGPGGAPAR; via the coding sequence GTGCCGGACGCCGCGCCCGCTCCCAAGCGCATCCTCATCGTGGACGATGAGGCGGCGGTGATCGAGGTCCTGACGGAATTCTTCCGCCAGTTCGAGCACGGCCACACCTACGCCATCGAGACGGCGTCGAACGGCACCGACGGCTACATGGCCTTCCTCAAGCGGCGCCCGGACCTCGTCCTGCTCGACATGAACATGCCGGGGATGGACGGGCTCCAGCTCCTGAAGCAGATCCGCGCCCTCGACACGCGCGTGCCGGTCATGATGGTCACGGCGAACGAGGACACGAAGATGGCCGCCGAGGCGCAGACCACCGGGATCTTCGCGTACGTGCCGAAGCCGTTCGACTTCCGCCACCTCGACCTGCTGGTCAGCCTCGTCCTCCAGCAATCGAGGCCGGCCGGCGGCGGCCCGGGCGGCGCGCCCGCACGCTGA
- the rfbD gene encoding dTDP-4-dehydrorhamnose reductase: protein MARPRVVLIGAAGQLGFDLARTFDLDGELIPLTRADLDVLDAPRVAARLMALRPTHVVNTAAYNRVDQAEEDPDAAFALNARAVGDLAAACQRLGATLVHFSTDYVFDGRRATPYLESDAPNPLSVYAESKLAGERAALERCERAHVFRVCGLYGVARSSGKGGTNFVETMLRLAAEGKRIRVVADQVLGPSYTLDLARKVWKILPRAEHPIYHLTSAGATSWYGFARRVFELAGVTPDLAPVTAAEFGARARRPAYSVLGHANLAALGEADLRSWDAALTAYVAERSSSR from the coding sequence GTGGCGCGCCCGCGGGTCGTCCTGATCGGCGCGGCCGGCCAGCTCGGCTTCGACCTCGCCCGGACGTTCGACCTCGACGGCGAGCTGATCCCGCTCACGCGCGCCGATCTCGACGTGCTCGACGCGCCGCGGGTCGCGGCACGCCTCATGGCGCTCCGCCCCACCCACGTCGTAAACACCGCGGCCTACAACCGCGTGGACCAGGCGGAGGAGGACCCGGACGCGGCGTTCGCGCTCAACGCCCGCGCCGTCGGCGACCTCGCGGCCGCCTGCCAGCGGCTCGGCGCCACGCTCGTCCACTTCTCCACCGACTACGTCTTCGACGGCCGCCGCGCGACGCCGTACCTCGAGTCGGACGCGCCGAACCCCCTCTCGGTCTACGCGGAGTCCAAGCTCGCGGGCGAGCGGGCGGCGCTCGAGCGCTGCGAGCGCGCCCACGTGTTCCGCGTCTGCGGGCTCTACGGCGTCGCGCGGAGCTCCGGCAAGGGCGGGACGAACTTCGTCGAGACCATGCTGCGCTTGGCGGCCGAGGGCAAGCGGATCCGGGTCGTCGCCGACCAGGTGCTGGGGCCGAGCTACACCCTCGACCTCGCGCGAAAGGTCTGGAAGATCCTGCCGCGCGCCGAGCATCCCATCTACCACCTCACGAGCGCCGGCGCGACGAGCTGGTACGGCTTCGCGCGGCGGGTGTTCGAGCTCGCCGGGGTGACGCCGGACCTCGCGCCCGTGACCGCGGCCGAGTTCGGCGCCCGGGCGCGGCGCCCCGCCTACTCGGTCCTCGGCCACGCGAACCTGGCCGCCCTCGGCGAGGCCGACCTCCGCTCCTGGGACGCGGCGCTCACGGCCTACGTCGCCGAGCGCTCGTCGTCCCGGTAA
- a CDS encoding isocitrate lyase/PEP mutase family protein, with translation MTPRRTLRTLVEKKQGLVVPGAYDGISARLVQQAGFPAVYMTGYGTAASRLGLPDLGFAGLAEMADNARNLAAVVDIPLIADADTGYGNALNVRRTVQTYEAAGVAALHIEDQITPKRCGHLSGHQVIPRGEFAGKIRAAVEARRDPDLLIIARTDAISAVDFDEALRRGEAAAKAGADVLFVEAPRDAAQVERVARAFDTPLLYNYAPGGRSPLLPFPTLRGLGYAIILLPVDTLLVGVQAIRAFLGEVKARDDVLALKDRYMNFRDFNELIGVTAQLALAERYRDDERSAT, from the coding sequence ATGACGCCTCGCCGCACGCTCCGAACGCTCGTCGAGAAGAAGCAGGGCCTCGTCGTCCCCGGCGCCTACGACGGCATCTCCGCGCGGCTCGTCCAGCAGGCGGGCTTCCCCGCGGTCTACATGACCGGCTACGGCACGGCCGCCTCGCGGCTCGGCCTGCCCGACCTCGGCTTCGCGGGCCTCGCCGAGATGGCCGACAACGCGCGCAACCTGGCGGCGGTCGTGGACATCCCGCTGATCGCCGACGCGGACACGGGCTACGGCAACGCGCTCAACGTCCGCCGGACGGTCCAGACCTACGAGGCCGCGGGCGTGGCGGCGCTCCACATCGAGGACCAGATCACCCCCAAGCGCTGCGGCCACCTCTCCGGCCACCAGGTGATCCCGCGCGGCGAGTTCGCGGGCAAGATCCGCGCGGCGGTGGAGGCGCGTCGCGATCCGGACCTCCTGATCATTGCGCGGACCGACGCGATCTCGGCCGTGGACTTCGACGAGGCGCTCCGCCGTGGCGAGGCCGCGGCGAAGGCCGGCGCCGACGTGCTCTTCGTCGAGGCGCCGCGCGACGCGGCGCAGGTGGAGCGGGTCGCGCGCGCCTTCGACACGCCCCTCCTCTACAACTACGCGCCGGGCGGGCGCTCGCCGCTCCTGCCGTTCCCGACGCTGCGCGGCCTCGGCTACGCGATCATCCTGCTCCCGGTGGACACGCTCCTCGTCGGCGTCCAGGCGATCCGGGCGTTCCTCGGCGAAGTGAAGGCGCGCGACGACGTGCTGGCGCTGAAGGACCGCTACATGAACTTCCGCGACTTCAACGAGCTGATCGGCGTGACCGCCCAGCTGGCGCTGGCCGAGCGTTACCGGGACGACGAGCGCTCGGCGACGTAG
- a CDS encoding M48 family metalloprotease, whose translation MPDAARYQRLQLALAVAELAVSAGYLLAVLLTGSAHALARAAAAAPGGAWGQLAAVAAALGAAHGVLIFPLAWARGWWLPRRYGLLHQRLAAWLADRAKAALLAGALGLAAVEIVYALLRATAWWWLAAAAVFVVAEAALAFVLPVWIVPLFYRLRPLEDAALRERLLALARRMGVGAVDVSVADQSRRGRTANAAVVGWGRTRRIILFDTLLAGFTADEIESVLAHELGHHAHGDVRRGLAVQGTLTVVTFGLADRLLRAGAGALGLAGPADPAGMPALALILLVLGLATLPLGNGFSRRIEREADDFALAATGNPAAFISAMERLGDLNLAERRPGRLKELVLYSHPALDRRIARARGEPA comes from the coding sequence ATGCCCGACGCGGCTCGCTATCAACGCCTGCAGCTCGCCCTCGCGGTCGCCGAGCTCGCGGTCTCGGCGGGTTATCTCCTCGCCGTGCTCCTGACCGGCTCGGCCCACGCCCTCGCGCGCGCCGCCGCGGCGGCGCCGGGCGGGGCCTGGGGCCAGCTCGCCGCCGTCGCGGCGGCGCTCGGCGCCGCGCACGGCGTGCTGATCTTCCCGCTCGCGTGGGCGCGCGGGTGGTGGCTGCCGCGCCGCTACGGCCTCCTCCACCAGCGGCTCGCCGCGTGGCTCGCCGACCGCGCGAAGGCGGCGCTCCTCGCCGGGGCGCTCGGGCTCGCCGCGGTCGAGATCGTCTACGCGCTGCTCCGCGCGACCGCGTGGTGGTGGCTCGCGGCCGCCGCCGTCTTCGTCGTCGCGGAGGCCGCGCTCGCGTTCGTGCTCCCGGTCTGGATCGTCCCGCTCTTCTATCGGCTCCGACCCCTCGAGGACGCGGCCCTGCGCGAGCGTCTCCTGGCGCTCGCGCGGCGCATGGGCGTAGGCGCCGTGGACGTGAGCGTCGCCGACCAGTCGCGCCGCGGCCGCACGGCGAACGCGGCGGTCGTGGGGTGGGGCCGCACGCGCCGCATCATCCTGTTCGACACGCTCCTCGCGGGCTTCACCGCGGACGAGATCGAGTCCGTGCTCGCCCACGAGCTCGGCCACCACGCTCACGGCGACGTGCGCCGGGGCCTCGCCGTGCAGGGGACGTTGACGGTCGTGACGTTCGGGCTCGCGGACCGGCTGCTCCGGGCCGGTGCCGGCGCGCTCGGCCTCGCGGGCCCCGCCGATCCGGCGGGCATGCCCGCGCTCGCACTGATCCTGCTCGTCCTGGGCCTCGCCACGCTGCCGCTCGGCAACGGCTTCTCGCGCCGGATCGAGCGGGAGGCGGACGACTTCGCCCTCGCCGCCACCGGCAACCCGGCGGCATTCATCAGCGCGATGGAGCGGCTCGGCGACCTGAACCTCGCCGAGCGGCGCCCGGGCCGGCTGAAGGAGCTCGTGCTGTACTCGCATCCCGCGCTCGATCGGCGGATCGCGCGCGCCAGAGGAGAGCCCGCATGA
- a CDS encoding MoxR family ATPase, whose translation MFESVEEVQQRFIAARYIASRRIATVVFLAARMGRPVLVEGPAGVGKTELAKTLSDVTRRRLIRLQCYEGLDEGKALYEWKYAKQLLYTQLLRDRIGELIADAPSLPDAVAKIAGQEDAFFSFRFLSPRPLLSAILAEEPVVLLVDEIDKAEPEFEAFLLEVLSDFQVSVPELGTVVAKHIPLVVLTSNNARELSDGLKRRCLHLFIDFPVPADELAIIRLKVPEIPEKLAAAVVAAVQKIRAMDLRKLPSISESLDWARSLVILNARELSPELVESTLTMLVKHEKDLERVKGALDKVLAE comes from the coding sequence ATGTTCGAGTCCGTCGAGGAGGTCCAGCAGCGGTTCATCGCCGCGCGCTACATCGCGAGCCGGCGGATCGCCACCGTCGTGTTCCTCGCCGCCCGCATGGGCCGTCCGGTGCTCGTCGAAGGGCCCGCGGGCGTCGGCAAGACCGAGCTCGCGAAGACGCTGTCGGACGTCACCCGGCGCCGGCTCATCCGGCTCCAGTGCTACGAGGGGCTCGACGAGGGCAAGGCGCTCTACGAGTGGAAGTACGCCAAGCAGCTCCTCTACACGCAGCTCCTGCGCGACCGCATCGGCGAGCTGATCGCCGACGCGCCGTCGCTGCCGGACGCCGTCGCGAAGATCGCCGGGCAGGAGGACGCGTTCTTCTCGTTCCGCTTCCTCTCGCCGCGCCCGCTCCTCTCCGCGATCCTCGCCGAGGAGCCCGTCGTCCTCCTCGTGGACGAGATCGACAAGGCCGAGCCCGAGTTCGAGGCGTTCCTGCTCGAGGTGCTGTCGGACTTCCAGGTCTCGGTCCCCGAGCTCGGCACGGTCGTGGCCAAGCACATCCCCCTCGTCGTGCTCACGTCGAACAACGCGCGCGAGCTGTCCGACGGGCTCAAGCGGCGGTGCCTGCACCTCTTCATCGACTTCCCGGTCCCGGCGGACGAGCTGGCGATCATCCGCCTCAAGGTGCCGGAGATCCCGGAGAAGCTCGCCGCGGCGGTCGTCGCGGCCGTCCAGAAGATCCGGGCGATGGACCTCCGGAAGCTCCCGTCCATCTCGGAGTCGCTCGACTGGGCGCGCTCGCTCGTGATCCTGAACGCCCGGGAGCTCTCGCCCGAGCTCGTCGAGTCCACGCTGACGATGCTCGTCAAGCACGAGAAGGACCTCGAGCGCGTGAAGGGCGCGCTCGACAAGGTGCTCGCCGAGTAG